A single genomic interval of Selenobaculum gibii harbors:
- a CDS encoding ABC transporter permease, producing MRIINILAFYENNKKSLLFLWLVPIVYLLLFGSTYKSEVVEHIPTVIYDQDQSSNSRVLINCINDVEKYKIVAYAQNEATMNEILASGDALLAVEIPTGFSQDLKNGKSPSVMVITDASNLMFHNAVMSSMGQIMQTFSAAAGQKLLEAGNQLPTQSLHTVAPLTLSVRIINNPEISYNNFMLLGLGLNGLQIALIILLTPIFMPYLHNKNKISFILKNSFRKMILPYWLCSILIFLSLPYLAHIFYNVHCIANPFDIILLGSAFCLALIAISSFFSAISPNAVNALQTPLLYIMPGLLFSGLSWPSYAMNDTSLLLAKAMPLYYTGDELRKLILAGSSSNLLYNVIALYIMAAIFFILAFIILKIRLTMIKRKEVTS from the coding sequence GTGAGAATAATTAACATTTTAGCTTTTTATGAAAATAACAAAAAATCTTTATTATTCCTTTGGTTGGTGCCGATTGTTTATTTATTACTATTTGGTTCAACGTATAAAAGCGAAGTAGTTGAACATATCCCAACTGTTATCTACGATCAGGATCAATCTAGCAATAGTCGTGTGTTAATCAACTGCATAAACGATGTAGAAAAATATAAGATTGTTGCATACGCACAAAATGAAGCAACAATGAATGAGATTCTTGCCTCGGGCGATGCTTTATTAGCAGTAGAAATTCCTACAGGATTCAGTCAAGATTTAAAAAATGGGAAATCACCTTCGGTTATGGTAATTACCGATGCTTCTAATTTGATGTTTCACAATGCTGTTATGTCATCTATGGGGCAAATTATGCAAACTTTTAGCGCAGCGGCAGGACAAAAACTACTTGAAGCAGGGAATCAACTCCCTACGCAATCCCTTCACACTGTTGCGCCTCTTACACTTAGTGTCCGCATTATCAATAATCCCGAAATAAGTTACAATAATTTCATGTTGCTTGGTTTGGGCTTAAACGGTCTACAGATCGCGCTTATCATTTTACTAACTCCAATTTTTATGCCTTATTTGCATAATAAAAATAAAATTTCATTTATTTTGAAAAACTCTTTTCGCAAAATGATTCTCCCTTATTGGCTTTGTTCCATTCTGATATTTTTATCATTACCTTATTTAGCACATATATTTTACAATGTGCATTGCATCGCAAATCCCTTCGATATCATACTATTAGGTAGTGCTTTTTGTCTTGCACTTATCGCAATTAGTTCATTCTTTTCCGCAATCAGCCCAAATGCAGTGAATGCCTTACAAACACCGTTGCTATATATCATGCCTGGTCTTTTATTTAGTGGATTAAGTTGGCCATCCTACGCGATGAATGACACCAGTCTACTTCTCGCAAAAGCAATGCCGCTCTATTATACCGGTGATGAGCTTCGCAAATTAATTTTAGCAGGCTCAAGCAGTAATTTATTGTATAATGTGATCGCACTTTATATCATGGCAGCGATATTTTTTATTCTTGCTTTCATTATTTTGAAAATACGTCTCACGATGATAAAAAGGAAGGAGGTCACTTCATGA
- a CDS encoding HlyD family secretion protein gives MFINLSKKNIYIFPILFLFSLSIFTSGCSTSSNAQNVEWGRSEAKEIDLTSKIPGRVVSLYVKEGDTVEKGQVIARIDTRDLEAQLNQNLANIAAIQAQQNQASTVTKLNDAVSNSNVDTAIAGLSKASADLTMAENDFLRFQELLSSGAVSQQVFDSYQTKYQVAQSNYKQAETALAAAKARLLQVDVDTANEKNIASKIEQANAAIEQIKIALDETEIKAPFSGIITAKYIEEGSIISQGMPVVAIQDPLDNWVNIKVPETELNRYKLNQSISLIGRNEDLKINGTIVDISKKPEFATYRGSDERNNTDIVTFNVKIQVNSPDIRPGMRFKLAGSENN, from the coding sequence ATGTTTATAAATCTATCTAAAAAAAATATTTATATCTTCCCTATTTTATTTCTTTTCTCGTTATCAATTTTTACTTCAGGTTGCTCAACCTCTAGTAATGCACAAAATGTAGAATGGGGCCGCAGTGAAGCTAAAGAAATCGATTTAACTTCCAAAATCCCTGGTCGTGTAGTTTCTCTATATGTTAAGGAAGGCGATACTGTTGAAAAAGGGCAAGTCATTGCCAGAATAGATACACGCGATTTAGAAGCACAATTAAATCAAAATCTCGCTAATATCGCAGCAATTCAAGCGCAACAAAACCAAGCATCCACTGTTACAAAGTTAAATGATGCAGTATCAAATTCTAATGTAGATACTGCAATCGCAGGGTTAAGTAAAGCAAGCGCGGACTTAACGATGGCAGAAAACGATTTTTTACGTTTCCAAGAATTATTAAGCTCTGGTGCAGTTTCTCAACAAGTATTTGATTCTTATCAAACGAAATATCAAGTAGCACAATCTAATTATAAACAAGCCGAAACAGCCTTAGCTGCGGCCAAAGCACGTCTTTTACAAGTCGATGTTGATACTGCTAATGAAAAAAATATTGCCAGTAAAATTGAACAAGCAAATGCTGCGATTGAGCAAATAAAAATTGCTTTAGATGAAACTGAAATCAAAGCACCGTTTAGTGGAATTATCACGGCAAAATACATTGAAGAAGGTTCAATTATCTCTCAAGGCATGCCAGTTGTTGCTATTCAAGATCCACTGGACAATTGGGTAAATATTAAAGTTCCCGAAACAGAATTAAATCGTTATAAACTAAATCAAAGCATTTCTTTAATTGGACGTAATGAAGATTTAAAAATCAATGGAACCATCGTTGATATTAGTAAAAAGCCGGAATTTGCAACGTATCGTGGTTCTGATGAAAGAAATAATACCGATATTGTAACCTTTAATGTAAAAATTCAAGTAAACTCCCCAGATATCCGCCCAGGGATGCGATTCAAATTAGCAGGAAGTGAGAATAATTAA
- a CDS encoding TetR/AcrR family transcriptional regulator, translated as MKERIMAATMEEVNIHGLKFTMNDLAKRLKISKRSLYENFPSKQDLIDSILTILLSNLEKQEEEIYQTQMPIIDKLKALLSILPYEAETFDKHIYEDLKTAFPEQWKKVELSRKIRMERIEKVLKVGIDAGIIRNINIYVLQEILKTSFDAFTTYRFLNSNNLTYKDAINAMLDILIHGLLTGNKK; from the coding sequence ATGAAAGAGCGGATTATGGCTGCGACTATGGAAGAAGTAAATATTCATGGATTAAAGTTTACAATGAATGATTTGGCCAAACGCTTAAAAATCAGCAAACGTTCTTTATATGAAAATTTTCCATCAAAACAAGACTTGATTGATTCTATTTTGACTATATTATTATCTAATTTAGAAAAACAAGAAGAGGAAATTTATCAAACCCAAATGCCTATCATCGATAAACTTAAAGCATTACTTAGCATCCTTCCATATGAAGCAGAAACTTTTGATAAACACATTTATGAAGATTTAAAAACAGCGTTTCCTGAGCAATGGAAAAAAGTAGAACTTTCGCGAAAAATTCGTATGGAGCGTATTGAAAAAGTATTAAAAGTCGGAATTGATGCTGGGATCATTCGAAATATTAACATTTATGTTTTACAAGAAATTTTAAAAACTTCTTTTGATGCTTTTACCACCTATCGATTCTTAAACTCTAATAATCTTACTTATAAAGATGCTATCAATGCAATGTTAGATATTTTGATTCATGGATTATTAACAGGTAACAAAAAATAA
- the cobO gene encoding cob(I)yrinic acid a,c-diamide adenosyltransferase gives MNKKKQGLLIVHTGNGKGKTTAALGLAVRAWGQGLKILILQFIKGNWKYGELKALEKFAPNLMIEQAGEGFVKQAEGEEKSKHIEVAQNTFWRAKKEVVSAEWDMVILDELNYAVKFGLIEKEAVLELVKTKPESLHLVITGRDAIPELIEVADLVTEMKEVKHPYKKGIKAQRGVEF, from the coding sequence ATGAACAAGAAAAAACAAGGGCTACTTATTGTTCATACGGGAAATGGAAAAGGGAAAACGACAGCTGCGCTTGGGTTAGCAGTCCGTGCCTGGGGACAAGGTCTGAAAATATTAATTTTACAATTTATCAAAGGCAATTGGAAATATGGAGAATTAAAAGCTTTAGAAAAATTTGCTCCTAATCTTATGATTGAACAGGCGGGAGAAGGTTTTGTAAAACAAGCAGAAGGTGAAGAAAAATCAAAGCATATAGAAGTTGCACAAAATACTTTTTGGCGAGCTAAAAAAGAAGTTGTATCAGCAGAGTGGGATATGGTTATTCTTGATGAATTAAATTATGCTGTTAAATTTGGTTTGATTGAAAAAGAAGCTGTATTAGAATTAGTAAAAACGAAGCCGGAAAGTTTACACTTAGTAATTACAGGTCGAGATGCAATACCTGAATTAATTGAAGTGGCTGATTTGGTAACTGAAATGAAGGAAGTGAAACATCCATATAAGAAAGGAATAAAAGCGCAACGCGGGGTTGAATTTTAA
- a CDS encoding amino acid permease → MENVPEEKMKRGLKNRHMQMIALGGAIGTGLFYGSASTIQLAGPAIALSYFIGGTIIFFIMRMLGEMAVDNPVSGSFSFYAKSYWHEFIGFLSGWNYWFNYVVVSMAELTAVGIYMNYWYPDIPQWVSALACLIIITLINLINVRMYGEFEFFTAIIKVVAIIGMIIFGTYLIFTQMGAFPDCFANLWQHGGFMPNGIWGLALSLVIVMFSFGGIELIGITAGEADNPNKTIPKAINQVIWRVLIFYIGTLVVLMTLYPWNEVGLEASPFVQIFSNIGIPAAANLLNIVVLTAALSVYNSAIYSNSRMLYGLAKQGDAPKIFTRLAKNGVPYIGIFVSSGITLIVVALNYFIPGKVFMYLISIAVAAVVVSWVIITITHLKFRKLKIRENQVEQLHFKSIGYPYINYLCLAFLIMIVLLMTQIEDMQLAVGILPIWIGCLWIGYKIRKNK, encoded by the coding sequence ATGGAAAATGTACCTGAAGAGAAGATGAAAAGGGGACTAAAGAATCGTCATATGCAGATGATTGCTTTAGGCGGGGCAATTGGCACTGGACTTTTTTATGGTTCGGCTTCGACGATTCAACTTGCTGGCCCGGCAATCGCATTGTCATATTTTATTGGCGGAACGATTATTTTCTTTATTATGCGAATGCTTGGGGAAATGGCTGTAGACAATCCTGTCTCAGGCTCATTTAGTTTTTATGCAAAAAGCTATTGGCACGAATTTATAGGTTTTTTGTCTGGATGGAATTATTGGTTTAATTATGTAGTGGTGAGTATGGCAGAGTTAACCGCCGTTGGAATTTATATGAATTATTGGTACCCGGATATTCCGCAGTGGGTATCTGCTTTAGCTTGTTTAATTATTATTACTTTGATTAATTTGATTAATGTAAGAATGTACGGTGAGTTTGAATTTTTTACAGCAATTATTAAAGTTGTTGCAATTATTGGTATGATTATTTTTGGTACATACTTAATTTTTACGCAGATGGGAGCCTTTCCAGATTGTTTTGCTAACCTATGGCAACATGGTGGTTTTATGCCGAATGGTATTTGGGGCTTAGCATTATCTTTAGTTATTGTTATGTTTTCTTTTGGGGGAATTGAGCTTATTGGGATTACAGCGGGTGAAGCAGATAACCCTAATAAAACAATTCCGAAAGCAATTAATCAGGTAATTTGGCGTGTACTTATTTTTTATATTGGTACTTTAGTTGTGTTAATGACATTATATCCATGGAATGAAGTTGGATTAGAAGCAAGTCCGTTTGTACAGATATTTTCTAATATCGGGATTCCAGCAGCAGCAAACTTATTGAATATCGTTGTTTTAACAGCGGCATTATCTGTGTATAATAGTGCAATTTATAGTAATTCTCGGATGCTTTATGGTTTGGCAAAACAAGGGGATGCGCCGAAAATTTTTACGAGGTTAGCAAAAAATGGTGTACCTTATATAGGAATTTTCGTCTCTTCAGGAATTACATTAATTGTAGTTGCGCTTAATTATTTTATTCCAGGAAAAGTCTTTATGTATTTGATTTCAATTGCTGTTGCAGCAGTTGTTGTTAGCTGGGTGATTATTACGATAACACATTTAAAATTCCGTAAGTTAAAAATAAGAGAGAATCAAGTGGAACAGTTACATTTTAAATCTATAGGGTATCCGTATATCAATTATCTTTGTTTGGCATTTTTAATTATGATTGTCTTACTTATGACACAAATTGAAGATATGCAGCTCGCCGTGGGAATATTGCCGATTTGGATTGGCTGTTTATGGATTGGTTATAAAATAAGGAAGAATAAATAG
- a CDS encoding flagellin translates to MRNENLTDAESTIRGADMAKEIVEYTRYQLLTQAA, encoded by the coding sequence ATGCGCAATGAGAATTTAACAGATGCGGAAAGTACAATTCGTGGTGCAGACATGGCAAAAGAAATTGTGGAATATACGAGGTATCAACTCTTAACACAAGCTGCGTAG
- the hydG gene encoding [FeFe] hydrogenase H-cluster radical SAM maturase HydG yields the protein MIDNTQRTSDAFIDDQLIFQLLADGKSKASDASLVKQIIEKARTKHGLTSAEVAILLQVENQELIQKMFSTAAEIKEAIYGKRIVLFAPLYISSYCVNNCVYCGYCASNEKQLRRRLSMEDVAQEVKILEALGHKRLAVEAGEDPVNCPIEYVTDVLKQIYSLKFDNGSIRRANVNIAATTIEDYAKLKAAGIGTYILFQETYHRETYARLHPSGPKHDYNWHTTAMDRAMKGGIDDVGIGTLYGLYDFKYDTVAMFLHAEHLEKEFGVGPHTISVPRIRPASDVDLSTMPHLVSDEDFAKIIAIIRMAVPYTGMILSTREDPDYRDTLIDYGISQISAASGTGVGAYKETYSDHPDHQNSMQFETSDLRSPDEIIQMLCKKGYVPSYCTACYRQGRTGDRFMSLAKTGEIQNVCLPNALLTFKEYLLDYANEETKKIGEELINDQIKTIENEKIRQTTIERLQLIEEGIRDLFF from the coding sequence GGATTAACTTCCGCCGAAGTAGCAATCTTATTACAAGTAGAAAATCAAGAATTAATACAGAAGATGTTTTCCACAGCTGCAGAAATTAAAGAAGCTATTTATGGAAAACGAATTGTCCTCTTTGCACCTTTATATATTTCCAGCTATTGTGTAAACAACTGTGTCTATTGTGGCTATTGCGCATCAAACGAGAAACAGCTTCGCCGCCGTCTAAGCATGGAAGATGTCGCACAAGAAGTCAAAATCCTTGAAGCTTTGGGACATAAGCGTTTAGCTGTAGAAGCAGGTGAAGATCCTGTCAATTGCCCAATTGAATATGTAACCGATGTATTAAAACAAATTTATAGTTTAAAATTTGACAACGGCAGTATTCGACGTGCCAATGTAAATATTGCCGCTACTACAATTGAGGATTATGCAAAATTAAAAGCTGCCGGCATCGGCACTTATATTCTCTTCCAAGAAACTTATCATCGCGAAACGTATGCCCGCCTTCATCCATCGGGGCCAAAACACGATTACAACTGGCACACAACGGCAATGGATAGAGCAATGAAAGGCGGCATTGATGATGTTGGCATTGGTACATTATATGGATTATATGATTTTAAATACGATACTGTAGCAATGTTTCTACACGCCGAGCATTTAGAAAAAGAATTCGGTGTTGGACCACATACAATTTCCGTGCCACGCATTCGTCCAGCATCAGATGTCGATTTATCGACTATGCCACATCTCGTAAGTGATGAAGATTTTGCAAAAATCATTGCAATCATCCGCATGGCGGTTCCATATACAGGAATGATTTTATCAACACGCGAAGATCCAGACTATCGAGATACTCTTATTGATTATGGAATTTCACAAATTAGCGCTGCTTCTGGTACAGGTGTTGGTGCATATAAAGAAACTTATAGCGACCATCCTGATCATCAAAACAGTATGCAATTTGAGACCAGTGATCTGCGTTCACCTGATGAAATTATTCAAATGCTTTGTAAAAAAGGGTACGTACCGAGCTACTGTACTGCTTGCTACCGCCAAGGTCGCACTGGCGACCGCTTTATGAGTCTTGCTAAAACTGGTGAAATACAAAATGTTTGCTTACCAAATGCTCTTTTAACCTTTAAAGAATATCTTCTTGACTATGCCAATGAGGAAACAAAAAAAATCGGTGAAGAGTTGATTAACGATCAAATCAAAACAATAGAAAACGAAAAGATTCGCCAAACGACAATCGAACGCCTCCAATTAATCGAAGAGGGAATTCGAGATTTATTTTTCTAA